The following are from one region of the Nicotiana tomentosiformis chromosome 7, ASM39032v3, whole genome shotgun sequence genome:
- the LOC104087075 gene encoding uncharacterized protein produces the protein MTHEGTTQVKQSKIDMLTTEYELFRMKDDESIQDMHTQFTSIINELHFLGEINPRKKLVRKILTVLPSSRETKVNAITEAKDLQKLTIHELIRNLNTYEMKKKKDHERREPKKEKNLVLKIDNNDSSGKDADMAYLTKRFQKMVRRNGGIPKRGSSSKPRGYDLCHKFSKPGRFIKDYPLLKKELYKHYTNKAVKRNSVLDKRFKRKEAADNVVKQALAAWGDSSSESGDDDAQGDTYMMAVESEAAEYDSIFALMENLTMMKMMMMSIINDKNALTVELGDVENERDDLVVVKETIEVLKKQTDVLTKKIGNVENERDDMLGAEKGSSQKLYMDNGGSKHMTGSIDDFLSLKALQGGSVSFGNAKRDTFWE, from the exons ATGACACATGAAGGaacaactcaagtcaagcagtcGAAGATCGACATGCTCACCACTGAGTATGAACTTTTCAGGATGAAGGATGATGAAtccattcaggacatgcacacTCAATTCACCTCTATCATTAACGAGCTCCACTTTCTAGGAGAGATCAATCCAAGGAAAAAACTTGTTAGGAAAATACTCACTGTATTACCTAGTTCTCGGGAAACTAAAGTAAATGCTATCACGGAGGCAAAGGATCTGCAAAAGCTGACCATTCATGAACTCATTAGAAATTTGAATACCtacgaaatgaagaagaagaaggaccatgaaagaagagagcccaaaaaggagaagaacctggtcctcaagatAGACAATAATGATTCTAGTGGTAAGGATGCTGACATGGCCTACCTAACGAAGcgatttcagaaaatggttcgtaggaatggaggcattccaaaaaggggcAGCTCCAGCAAGCCAAGAGGTTATGACTTGTGTCATAAATTTAGTAAGCCAGGACGCTTCATCAAAGACTATCCTCTCCTCAAGAAAGAATTGTACAAGCACTATACAAACAAAGCAGTCAAGAGGAACTCGGTTCTTGACAAAAGATTCAAGAGAAAAGAAGCCGctgacaatgttgtgaaacaagctcttgctgcatggggagattCTTCCAGCGAATCTGGAGACGATGATGCACAAGGTGATACCTACATGATGGCAGTTGAAAGtgaagcagctgaatatgactcaATATTTGCTTTGATGGAAAATCTGacgatgatgaagatgatgatgatgag tattataaatgataaaaatgcatTAACTGTGGAACTAGGAGATGTAGAAAATGAGAGAGATGATCTGGTAGTCGTAAAAGAAACCATCGAGGTTCTAAAGAAACAAACGGATGTTCTAACTAAAAAAATTGGAAACGTAGAAAATGAGAGAGATGACATGTTG GGAGCAGAGAAAGGAAGCAGCCAGAAATTGTATATGGATAATGGTGGTTCTAAGCATATGACTGGAAGCATCGATGATTTCCTTTCACTTAAAGCtctgcaaggagggagtgtgtcctttggcaatgcaaaaagggatacattctgggagtag